The following are encoded together in the Mastacembelus armatus chromosome 6, fMasArm1.2, whole genome shotgun sequence genome:
- the lrrc10b gene encoding leucine-rich repeat-containing protein 10B, which produces MGNSSRKGEAEEEEEGGKDGEEAEVEEKKKKKKEEEEVEGELPLGVEELLESGDPVLDLSYCKFKRLPSRVCALTHLEKLYVCGNSLRNLPDSISQLMGLRILALDFNKLEDVPLAICQLTHLTRLYLGNNRLMSLPPEMRNLQSLRCLWVESNYFQRFPQELYDLPHLKSLQIGDNRLKTLPPDLWRMEALRGLWLYGNRFDTFPKVLLRMQGLEILDLDRNKISEFPSLKRVRTLRLFSYDHNPVKDPPMVGEEVLLVGEGAAEFLAAREARKERQRKAAEKEAEELALAGEEPVIHGILKNSSSKQATNEAVVTVEDADAKEEEPLVKAEEEEMEADVELPVTEYDGAELEYDEEGVEYETEELICEGDGFEFEGEELEYERSRMDYEYEDGEELEDAGRQDDGA; this is translated from the coding sequence ATGGGCAACTCCTCCAGGAAGGGagaggcagaagaagaagaggaagggggGAAGGATGGCGAGGAGGCAGAGGTcgaagagaagaagaagaagaagaaagaagaagaggaggtggagggagagctTCCACTAGGGGTGGAGGAGTTGTTGGAGAGTGGAGATCCTGTGTTGGATTTAAGTTACTGTAAATTTAAGCGGTTGCCTTCACGTGTTTGCGCGCTGACGCACCTGGAGAAGTTGTATGTTTGTGGAAACAGCCTGCGCAATCTGCCGGACAGCATCTCCCAGCTGATGGGTCTGCGGATACTCGCCCTCGACTTCAACAAGCTGGAGGACGTCCCTCTGGCCATCTGTCAGCTCACGCACCTCACTCGCCTCTACCTGGGCAACAACAGGTTGATGAGCCTCCCACCTGAGATGAGAAACCTGCAGAGTCTGCGCTGCCTGTGGGTAGAGAGCAACTATTTCCAGAGATTTCCACAGGAACTCTATGACCTGCCGCACCTCAAGTCCCTTCAAATAGGGGACAACCGGCTGAAGACGCTGCCTCCTGACCTGTGGCGTATGGAGGCTCTGAGGGGATTGTGGCTCTACGGGAACCGCTTTGATACCTTCCCCAAAGTCCTGCTGCGCATGCAAGGCTTGGAGATCTTAGACCTTGACCGCAACAAGATATCAGAGTTTCCCAGCTTGAAGCGTGTCCGGACCCTGCGTCTGTTCTCCTACGACCATAACCCTGTTAAGGACCCTCCTATGGTGGGCGAGGAGGTGCTGTTAGTCGGGGAAGGGGCTGCAGAGTTCTTGGCGGCCCGCGAGGCCAGGAAGGAGAGACAACGAAAGGCTGCAgagaaggaggctgaggaaTTGGCTCTTGCCGGAGAGGAGCCTGTGATTCACGGCATCCtaaaaaacagcagctcaaAACAAGCAACAAATGAAGCTGTAGTGACTGTAGAGGATGCAGACGCTAAAGAGGAAGAGCCCTTGGTGaaggcggaggaggaggagatggaggcgGATGTGGAGCTGCCAGTCACAGAGTATGATGGAGCTGAGCTTGAATATGACGAAGAAGGTGTGGAATATGAGACGGAGGAGCTGATATGTGAAGGAGATGGGTTTGAATTTGAGGGAGAGGAGCTGGAGTATGAGCGGAGTCGGATGGACTATGAGTATGAGGATGGGGAGGAACTGGAGGACGCAGGGAGACAAGACGACGGTGCATGA